The following proteins come from a genomic window of Macrobrachium rosenbergii isolate ZJJX-2024 chromosome 39, ASM4041242v1, whole genome shotgun sequence:
- the LOC136825800 gene encoding embryonic protein UVS.2-like — MTPLPRCLLFFFFSSSALCLLLGVGQCNGAPNATGHPDFEIQPRPQLQEKKKEEAKNEGALKGQAVDDSEVEFLGDFKPEDTSNDRYVAYCTDAIVRMIPGRSRNFWSYGYVYLQEAYPANCSLKYIFTTRTNPDDTFAKFGFRVTGTFEGPNIQYSTCAETDYVVLNDTEGITATYCGTSATIDFITGSNYFEFYFKSQENSPRAKGFYVTIESYYLCGGLVNSDTHGPTGYISSPLHPDNYPPNSNCAWWFTSPEETTIKMECSSFLLEDKASFPNGTQYCVDYLSISYEAVSSSETSYFCNSDMDTLTKTIYSAGPNLLVNFRSDSANHFSGFNCSYDFIRFGV, encoded by the exons ATGACTCCTCTTCCTCGAtgcttgttgttcttcttcttctcctcgtctGCCCTGTGCCTCCTGCTGGGGGTGGGCCAGTGCAACGGCGCTCCCAACGCCACGGGGCACCCGGATTTTGAGATACAACCTCGCCCTCAActccaggagaagaagaaggaggaggcgaAGAATGAAGGAGCGCTTAAAGGACAAGCGGTGGACGATTCCGAAGTTGAATTCCTCGGGGACTTCAAGCCTGAAGATACCAGCAACGATCGATACG TGGCGTACTGCACCGATGCCATCGTGAGGATGATTCCTGGAAGGTCCAGGAATTTCTGGTCCTACGGTTACGTCTACCTGCAGGAGGCGTACCCGGCCAACTGCAGCCTGAAATACATCTTCACTACGAGGACGAATCCA GATGACACCTTTGCCAAATTCGGCTTCCGGGTGACTGGGACCTTTGAAGGGCCTAACATCCAGTACTCGACTTGTGCCGAAACGGATTACGTGGTTCTGAACGACACGGAAGGAATTACGGCCAC gtattGTGGGACTAGCGCAACCATCGATTTCATCACCGGTTCGAATTACTTCGAGTTTTACTTCAAG agccaAGAGAACTCGCCCCGCGCCAAGGGATTCTACGTGACCATCGAGAGTTACTACCTGTGCGGAGGCCTCGTTAATTCGGACACTCATGGTCCCACAGGGTACATCTCGTCCCCCTTGCATCCGGACAATTACCCCCCGAATTCTAATTGTGCCTGGTGGTTCACG TCCCCAGAAGAGACGACCATCAAGATGGAATGTAGCAGCTTCTTGCTGGAAGACAAGGCGAGTTTCCCCAACGGAACCCAATATTGCGTCGATTACCTGAGCATCAGTTACGAG GCCGTGTCGTCGAGCGAGACCTCTTACTTCTGCAACAGTGACATGGATACTCTCACCAAGACCATCTACAGCGCCGGCCCCAACCTCCTGGTCAATTTCCGGTCAGACTCGGCCAACCACTTCTCCGGATTCAACTGTTCCTACGACTTCATCCGCTTCGGCGTCTGA